One stretch of Nitratiruptor tergarcus DSM 16512 DNA includes these proteins:
- a CDS encoding 4Fe-4S dicluster domain-containing protein: MKRREFFTSLLKPVKQRKEEQPPLFPPYFNDIKDFEKCRECESKACVAACEEQIIVIVDAKPSLDFSKSGCTFCDACAIACEDGVLTVENKQTLPKLMIDMLGCLAWQKTICNMCKDVCLENAIEFSGLFNPQINDRCTGCGFCVGVCPTQAIKGGEG, from the coding sequence GTGAAAAGACGTGAGTTTTTCACTTCACTTCTCAAACCTGTAAAACAAAGAAAAGAGGAACAACCTCCTCTTTTCCCTCCCTATTTTAATGATATTAAAGATTTTGAAAAATGTAGAGAGTGTGAAAGTAAAGCATGCGTAGCAGCGTGTGAAGAGCAGATCATTGTTATTGTTGATGCAAAACCCTCTTTAGATTTTTCAAAATCTGGCTGCACCTTTTGTGATGCATGTGCAATTGCTTGTGAAGATGGTGTTCTTACTGTAGAGAATAAGCAGACTTTGCCAAAATTAATGATTGATATGTTAGGATGTCTTGCATGGCAAAAGACAATATGCAATATGTGCAAGGATGTCTGTTTAGAAAATGCGATAGAATTTAGTGGGCTTTTTAATCCACAAATAAATGATAGATGTACTGGATGTGGGTTTTGCGTGGGAGTTTGCCCTACGCAAGCAATAAAGGGGGGAGAAGGGTGA
- a CDS encoding WD40 repeat domain-containing protein, with product MKKIALFIYLISYVFAATAIEPVKRAKVDAAILDMAIANGKIYLATDASEVVIADTNLTILDRIKVRKIKDFMGTLNNADIYSVDVLDEKVLYLAQAEGGYAELFVYENGKSVKVLDKSLMLYAKAAKFVDSKRAIIALMSDEVLLYDIASRKILKRVKAGEYFYSCMAIEKGRKYVAIGDEGGEVIVVDTQTLQRVKLFKDVNKDKILSIYINGNLIAAGSRADKTLALYSLDGSRPKVYKNPDFFIYVVGLSPNNHYVVFGDNEKYILKVADTNSLDIRYKLIGHKNLVNVVRFLDANSLLTGSETGELIKWRLK from the coding sequence GTGAAAAAAATAGCATTGTTTATCTATTTAATATCCTATGTTTTTGCAGCTACTGCTATAGAGCCTGTAAAAAGAGCAAAAGTTGATGCTGCAATTCTTGATATGGCTATTGCCAATGGTAAAATATATTTAGCTACAGATGCAAGTGAAGTTGTTATTGCAGATACAAATCTCACTATTTTAGATCGCATTAAAGTGCGTAAAATCAAGGATTTTATGGGCACGCTTAACAATGCAGATATCTATAGTGTTGATGTATTAGACGAAAAGGTGCTCTATTTAGCGCAAGCAGAGGGTGGATATGCAGAGCTTTTTGTTTATGAAAACGGAAAGAGTGTAAAAGTACTTGATAAATCTTTGATGCTCTATGCAAAGGCAGCAAAGTTTGTAGATAGCAAAAGAGCAATTATTGCCCTCATGAGTGATGAGGTTCTTCTTTATGATATAGCGAGCAGAAAGATTCTCAAACGTGTAAAGGCAGGGGAGTATTTTTACTCTTGTATGGCTATAGAGAAGGGAAGAAAATATGTAGCCATAGGAGATGAGGGTGGAGAGGTAATCGTTGTTGACACACAGACACTGCAGCGAGTAAAACTTTTTAAAGATGTGAATAAAGATAAGATTCTCTCTATTTATATAAATGGGAATCTCATTGCTGCCGGAAGTAGAGCCGATAAGACACTAGCACTCTACTCATTAGATGGAAGTAGACCAAAAGTCTATAAAAATCCGGATTTTTTTATCTATGTAGTAGGACTAAGTCCAAATAATCATTATGTTGTCTTTGGTGATAATGAGAAGTATATTCTTAAAGTTGCTGATACAAATAGTTTAGATATTCGCTATAAACTTATAGGACATAAGAACCTTGTTAATGTTGTAAGGTTTTTAGATGCAAATAGTTTGCTTACAGGAAGTGAAACCGGAGAACTTATTAAATGGAGGTTAAAATGA
- a CDS encoding chaperone NapD, translated as MTLSSCVIRCNPRDLEDVKKRVEEANVCDIHIVDESGYIVVTIEGENTAQEIDKLKTLQFLDGVLSADLIYSYSEEELEALREDLEVQEPVPEILEKDVPAEQIVYHGDLKKKYI; from the coding sequence ATGACACTCAGTAGTTGTGTGATACGTTGCAATCCGCGTGATTTAGAAGATGTAAAAAAAAGAGTTGAAGAGGCAAATGTATGTGATATCCATATTGTAGATGAGAGTGGATATATTGTTGTTACAATTGAGGGTGAAAATACTGCCCAAGAGATTGATAAACTCAAAACATTGCAGTTTTTAGATGGTGTGCTCTCAGCTGATCTTATTTATTCATATAGTGAAGAAGAGTTGGAGGCTTTGCGTGAAGATCTTGAGGTGCAAGAGCCAGTCCCTGAAATTTTAGAAAAAGATGTACCTGCAGAGCAGATTGTGTATCACGGTGATTTGAAAAAGAAATATATTTAG
- a CDS encoding PAS domain-containing protein, with protein MDTRWDMFIETEVPQDELIISRTDLKGIITYANETFARISGYRPEELIGKPHNILRHPDMPKSVFKDLWETIKAEKIWKGYVKNLRKDRGYYWVYAEISGVYKDGKLVEYKSMRSWIPKDKRIEMQNLYDKMRLEEGINIRAVSYLDGKTYQNLLDKSQKAGVTPEKLIANLINEVEN; from the coding sequence ATGGATACTCGTTGGGATATGTTTATAGAAACAGAAGTACCACAAGATGAGCTTATCATCTCGCGCACCGATCTCAAAGGTATTATTACGTACGCCAATGAGACTTTTGCGCGCATTAGCGGATATAGACCAGAGGAGTTAATTGGAAAACCTCATAATATTTTAAGACACCCCGATATGCCAAAATCTGTCTTTAAAGATCTATGGGAGACAATCAAAGCAGAGAAAATTTGGAAAGGCTATGTGAAGAATCTTCGCAAAGACAGGGGCTATTATTGGGTATATGCCGAAATTAGCGGAGTTTATAAAGATGGAAAGCTTGTCGAGTATAAATCGATGCGCAGTTGGATACCTAAAGATAAAAGAATCGAAATGCAAAATCTCTATGACAAAATGCGTCTAGAAGAGGGGATTAATATTCGAGCAGTGAGCTATTTAGATGGTAAAACGTACCAAAATCTTCTTGATAAGAGTCAAAAGGCAGGAGTAACGCCAGAAAAACTTATCGCTAATTTAATCAATGAAGTAGAAAATTGA